The following are encoded together in the Zingiber officinale cultivar Zhangliang chromosome 8A, Zo_v1.1, whole genome shotgun sequence genome:
- the LOC122012163 gene encoding U-box domain-containing protein 4-like isoform X1: protein MWLRTQSRDPACQQGQTCRGPGPPPWPSSSAVFSGRPSSLFLRIDTFEFAFACLDLGNSWFSAWSNLGTMRTSLLGKLLESIKKFHLLSASKNAKHDMVQRYCRTIDQILEHFKQLCYEIAASEISLDEQLVNMLKELDVAVNEAGKFLESWHSMMSRIYFVLQIEARVIKISASTLEISELVTPLLLSPIDSTILKCIEETRCTDEYISVVIEKAITDQRENNRPRPEDLDRISDFLSLSCNQELLMEDVALEKLKTELDCSDNQEEVEKIGHLVGLVKYMHYCLLEVKQLHSINGVPVPTDFCCPLSLDLMSDPVIVASGQTYERAFIRKWIDDGFNVCPRTHQTLGHTNLIPNYTVKALIANWCESNNIKLPDPVKSMGLNVPSAFLKPTEASVTDFSVLQSGNSAKVNHQRSPEHGKVITLERDSHSSNGVYHATSLYLDSDSLPTLQIVNGSDASSSRLSLVSTAREPNLEQRNTISGSQNTNQSTQDSEPSTDDERSPRHEQTESAPNAVSRQNAQRPRDANELSRVSSDLTHYNSDASGEIVQGTISSSSQRETEFAPNLDEVHPRNHNIWTRPSVPQIISSHSMESRCDLSGVESEVCKLIVELKSDSIATLRTATEELRLLAKHNMENRIVIANCGAINLLVGLLHSADSKTQENAVTALLNLSINDNNKIAIANADAIDPLIYVLEIGNPEAKENAAATLFSLSVIEENKVRIGRSGAIQPLVDLLANGSPRGKKDAATALFNLSIFHENKSRIVQAGAVRHLVELMDPAAGMVDKAVAVLANLATIPEGRNAIGRDNNGIPVLVEVVELGSARGKENAAAALLQLCTNSGRFCSQVIQEGAVPPLVALSQSGTPRAKEKAQALLSYFRNQRQGNAVRRL from the exons ATGTGGTTGCGAACCCAGTCGCGAGACCCAGCTTGTCAACAAGGACAAACCTGCCGGGGCCCgggtcctcctccttggccgtccTCGAGTGCGGTG TTCTCAGGTCGCCCGTCGTCTCTCTTTTTGAGGATTGACACGTTCGAATTTGCGTTCGCATGCTTGGATTTAGGTAATAGCTGGTTTTCTGCGTGGTCGAATTTAG GCACGATGAGGACATCATTGCTAGGGAAACTGCTTGAAAGCATCAAAAAGTTTCATCTTTTATCTGCTAGCAAAAATGCGAAACATGATATGGTTCAAAGATACTGTAGAACAATTGATCAGATCCTTGAGCATTTTAAACAACTGTGTTATGAAATTGCTGCTTCTGAGATATCTTTGGATGAGCAGCTGGTCAACATGTTGAAAGAGCTAGATGTTGCAGTCAATGAAGCTGGGAAATTTCTTGAAAGTTGGCATTCAATGATGAGTAGAATTTACTTT GTTTTGCAAATAGAAGCTCGTGTAATCAAGATATCTGCATCCACACTTGAAATAAGTGAACTGGTTACTCCTCTGCTTCTGAGTCCAATAGACAGTACCATACTAAAGTGCATTGAG GAAACGCGGTGCACAGATGAATACATATCAGTTGTCATTGAAAAGGCCATTACTGACCAAAGAGAAAATAATAGGCCTAGACCTGAAGATTTGGATAGAATTTCTGACTTTCTGAGCTTGTCGTGCAATCAAGAATTGCTCATGGAGGATGTCGCACTTGAGAAGCTCAAAACTGAGCTCGACTGCAGTGACAATCAGGAAGAAGTAGAGAAGATTGGCCACTTGGTTGGCCTTGTCAAATATATGCATTACTGCCTTCTTGAAGTTAAGCAATTGCATAGTATAAATGGTGTCCCTGTCCCCACTGATTTCTGCTGTCCGCTTTCATTGGACTTGATGTCTGATCCAGTTATTGTGGCTTCTGGACAAACATATGAGCGAGCATTTATCAGGAAATGGATTGATGATGGTTTTAATGTCTGTCCGAGGACTCATCAAACACTTGGACATACTAACTTGATTCCAAACTACACGGTGAAGGCATTAATTGCAAACTGGTGTGAATCAAACAACATTAAACTTCCTGATCCAGTGAAGTCCATGGGCTTGAATGTTCCTTCTGCTTTTCTTAAACCCACTGAAGCAAGTGTTACTGACTTTAGTGTTCTTCAATCTGGAAATTCTGCCAAGGTGAATCATCAAAGATCTCCAGAACATGGGAAAGTGATTACTTTAGAAAGGGACTCCCATTCTTCTAATGGCGTCTACCATGCAACTTCGCTTTATCTGGATTCTGATTCATTACCCACCCTGCAAATTGTGAATGGATCTGATGCAAGCAGTTCAAGGTTATCCTTGGTTAGTACTGCAAGGGAACCTAACTTGGAACAGAGGAATACAATTTCTGGCAGCCAAAATACCAACCAGTCAACACAAGATTCAGAACCCTCAACAGATGATGAGCGATCTCCACGTCATGAGCAGACTGAATCTGCTCCCAATGCTGTTTCGAGACAGAATGCTCAAAGACCTAGGGATGCTAATGAACTCTCACGGGTTTCGAGTGATTTGACACATTACAACAGTGATGCTTCTGGTGAAATTGTACAGGGTACTATATCCTCTTCTTCCCAAAGAGAAACTGAGTTTGCACCAAACTTGGATGAGGTTCATCCTAGAAACCATAATATTTGGACACGTCCATCTGTCCCCCAAATCATATCTTCCCACTCCATGGAATCCAGGTGTGATTTATCTGGTGTCGAGTCTGAAGTTTGTAAGCTAATTGTAGAATTGAAAAGTGATTCCATAGCTACATTGAGAACTGCCACAGAGGAACTTCGCCTTCTTGCTAAGCATAACATGGAAAATAGGATTGTTATTGCAAATTGTGGAGCTATTAACTTATTGGTTGGGCTGCTTCATTCAGCAGATTCCAAGACTCAGGAAAATGCTGTTACTGCCCTCTTAAACTTGTCGATTAATGACAACAATAAGATTGCCATTGCAAATGCCGATGCCATAGATCCTTTGATTTATGTGCTTGAGATAGGCAACCCTGAAGCAAAAGAAAATGCTGCAGCAACATTATTTAGTCTGTCAGTGATTGAAGAGAACAAAGTTAGGATTGGGCGGTCGGGTGCTATCCAACCTTTGGTAGATTTATTAGCAAATGGGAGCCCTCGAGGAAAGAAAGATGCAGCAACAGCATTATTTAATTTGTCAATCTTTCATGAGAACAAGTCACGAATTGTACAAGCTGGAGCTGTGAGACACTTAGTTGAACTGATGGACCCGGCAGCTGGTATGGTTGACAAGGCTGTTGCTGTTTTAGCAAACCTTGCAACTATACCAGAAGGGAGAAATGCGATTGGTCGAGATAATAATGGCATCCCTGTACTTGTGGAGGTAGTTGAATTGGGCTCTGCACGAGGAAAAGAAAATGCTGCTGCAGCTTTACTTCAGCTATGTACTAATAGTGGTAGATTTTGTAGCCAAGTTATTCAAGAAGGTGCTGTGCCCCCATTGGTAGCTTTGTCACAGTCTGGTACCCCACGAGCTAAAGAAAAG GCTCAAGCTCTTCTAAGCTACTTCCGCAATCAGCGTCAGGGCAATGCTGTGAGAAGATTATGA
- the LOC122012165 gene encoding probable protein phosphatase 2C 6, with protein sequence MESDPPPDPVDLGRTGMEDCPAAETSAPGSESASGSVEEVAKTNPASVVPESRKRCLWRRGGAAAVTWGSSSTVGRRKEMEDAVAVAPGFLDVTCEQVGGCSALPASGEISTVRFFGVYDGHGGSQVANFCAKRVHEVVAEEWDKIQSPECWKRRWEAAFHNGFGRVDNEVIDEAVAPDMVGSTAVVVVLSGCQIIASNCGDSRAILCRGSQRIQLTIDHKPDREDELMRIESLGGRVINWQGPRVSGFLSVSRSIGDRFLRPWVIPVPEVSFMPRNEGDDCLILASDGLWDVMSVEEVGDVACRLLRWHRRNGLVDGASPAQAVANHLTELAYQKNSSDNISVVVVDLKSRSRRRPRQ encoded by the exons ATGGAATCTGATCCGCCGCCGGATCCCGTCGACCTCGGCCGCACTGGGATGGAGGACTGCCCCGCCGCAGAGACCTCTGCTCCTGGATCCGAGAGCGCGTCCGGATCGGTTGAGGAGGTGGCTAAGACAAACCCTGCGTCGGTGGTGCCGGAATCGAGGAAGAGATGCTTGTGGAGGAGGGGAGGGGCGGCAGCGGTTACATGGGGGTCTTCATCGACAGTGGGGCGGCGCAAGGAGATGGAGGACGCTGTCGCGGTGGCTCCAGGGTTCTTGGACGTCACATGCGAGCAGGTAGGTGGGTGCTCCGCGCTGCCGGCGTCAGGAGAGATCTCGACAGTGCGGTTTTTCGGCGTGTATGATGGGCATGGCGGCTCCCAG gtgGCTAATTTTTGTGCAAAAAGAGTTCATGAGGTGGTGGCCGAGGAATGGGATAAAATTCAGAGTCCTGAATGTTGGAAAAGAAGGTGGGAGGCAGCATTCCATAATGGCTTTGGGAGGGTTGATAATGAGGTGATTGATGAAGCTGTGGCACCAGATATGGTGGGATCTACTGCTGTTGTGGTAGTCTTGTCTGGTTGCCAAATCATAGCTTCTAATTGTGGTGATTCCAGGGCAATCCTTTGTCGTGGAAGTCAAAGGATTCAGCTAACTATTGATCACAAG CCTGATAGAGAAGATGAGCTCATGCGCATTGAGAGCCTAGGAGGAAGAGTTATAAATTGGCAAGGGCCTAGGGTTTCTGGTTTTCTTTCTGTCTCTCGATCAATAG GTGATCGAtttttgagaccttgggttattCCTGTGCCGGAGGTCAGTTTTATGCCTCGAAATGAAGGTGATGACTGCTTGATTCTAGCAAGTGATGGACTATGGGATGTTATGTCCGTTGAAGAGGTTGGAGACGTTGCTTGCCGACTTTTACGATGGCACAGACGAAATGGATTAGTTGATGGGGCATCACCTGCACAAGCTGTTGCTAATCACCTTACTGAGCTGGCTTACCAGAAAAACAGTTCTGACAACATCTCTGTAGTCGTAGTGGATCTGAAATCTAGGAGCAGGCGTAGGCCTAGACAGTGA
- the LOC122012163 gene encoding U-box domain-containing protein 4-like isoform X3, with translation MRTSLLGKLLESIKKFHLLSASKNAKHDMVQRYCRTIDQILEHFKQLCYEIAASEISLDEQLVNMLKELDVAVNEAGKFLESWHSMMSRIYFVLQIEARVIKISASTLEISELVTPLLLSPIDSTILKCIEETRCTDEYISVVIEKAITDQRENNRPRPEDLDRISDFLSLSCNQELLMEDVALEKLKTELDCSDNQEEVEKIGHLVGLVKYMHYCLLEVKQLHSINGVPVPTDFCCPLSLDLMSDPVIVASGQTYERAFIRKWIDDGFNVCPRTHQTLGHTNLIPNYTVKALIANWCESNNIKLPDPVKSMGLNVPSAFLKPTEASVTDFSVLQSGNSAKVNHQRSPEHGKVITLERDSHSSNGVYHATSLYLDSDSLPTLQIVNGSDASSSRLSLVSTAREPNLEQRNTISGSQNTNQSTQDSEPSTDDERSPRHEQTESAPNAVSRQNAQRPRDANELSRVSSDLTHYNSDASGEIVQGTISSSSQRETEFAPNLDEVHPRNHNIWTRPSVPQIISSHSMESRCDLSGVESEVCKLIVELKSDSIATLRTATEELRLLAKHNMENRIVIANCGAINLLVGLLHSADSKTQENAVTALLNLSINDNNKIAIANADAIDPLIYVLEIGNPEAKENAAATLFSLSVIEENKVRIGRSGAIQPLVDLLANGSPRGKKDAATALFNLSIFHENKSRIVQAGAVRHLVELMDPAAGMVDKAVAVLANLATIPEGRNAIGRDNNGIPVLVEVVELGSARGKENAAAALLQLCTNSGRFCSQVIQEGAVPPLVALSQSGTPRAKEKAQALLSYFRNQRQGNAVRRL, from the exons ATGAGGACATCATTGCTAGGGAAACTGCTTGAAAGCATCAAAAAGTTTCATCTTTTATCTGCTAGCAAAAATGCGAAACATGATATGGTTCAAAGATACTGTAGAACAATTGATCAGATCCTTGAGCATTTTAAACAACTGTGTTATGAAATTGCTGCTTCTGAGATATCTTTGGATGAGCAGCTGGTCAACATGTTGAAAGAGCTAGATGTTGCAGTCAATGAAGCTGGGAAATTTCTTGAAAGTTGGCATTCAATGATGAGTAGAATTTACTTT GTTTTGCAAATAGAAGCTCGTGTAATCAAGATATCTGCATCCACACTTGAAATAAGTGAACTGGTTACTCCTCTGCTTCTGAGTCCAATAGACAGTACCATACTAAAGTGCATTGAG GAAACGCGGTGCACAGATGAATACATATCAGTTGTCATTGAAAAGGCCATTACTGACCAAAGAGAAAATAATAGGCCTAGACCTGAAGATTTGGATAGAATTTCTGACTTTCTGAGCTTGTCGTGCAATCAAGAATTGCTCATGGAGGATGTCGCACTTGAGAAGCTCAAAACTGAGCTCGACTGCAGTGACAATCAGGAAGAAGTAGAGAAGATTGGCCACTTGGTTGGCCTTGTCAAATATATGCATTACTGCCTTCTTGAAGTTAAGCAATTGCATAGTATAAATGGTGTCCCTGTCCCCACTGATTTCTGCTGTCCGCTTTCATTGGACTTGATGTCTGATCCAGTTATTGTGGCTTCTGGACAAACATATGAGCGAGCATTTATCAGGAAATGGATTGATGATGGTTTTAATGTCTGTCCGAGGACTCATCAAACACTTGGACATACTAACTTGATTCCAAACTACACGGTGAAGGCATTAATTGCAAACTGGTGTGAATCAAACAACATTAAACTTCCTGATCCAGTGAAGTCCATGGGCTTGAATGTTCCTTCTGCTTTTCTTAAACCCACTGAAGCAAGTGTTACTGACTTTAGTGTTCTTCAATCTGGAAATTCTGCCAAGGTGAATCATCAAAGATCTCCAGAACATGGGAAAGTGATTACTTTAGAAAGGGACTCCCATTCTTCTAATGGCGTCTACCATGCAACTTCGCTTTATCTGGATTCTGATTCATTACCCACCCTGCAAATTGTGAATGGATCTGATGCAAGCAGTTCAAGGTTATCCTTGGTTAGTACTGCAAGGGAACCTAACTTGGAACAGAGGAATACAATTTCTGGCAGCCAAAATACCAACCAGTCAACACAAGATTCAGAACCCTCAACAGATGATGAGCGATCTCCACGTCATGAGCAGACTGAATCTGCTCCCAATGCTGTTTCGAGACAGAATGCTCAAAGACCTAGGGATGCTAATGAACTCTCACGGGTTTCGAGTGATTTGACACATTACAACAGTGATGCTTCTGGTGAAATTGTACAGGGTACTATATCCTCTTCTTCCCAAAGAGAAACTGAGTTTGCACCAAACTTGGATGAGGTTCATCCTAGAAACCATAATATTTGGACACGTCCATCTGTCCCCCAAATCATATCTTCCCACTCCATGGAATCCAGGTGTGATTTATCTGGTGTCGAGTCTGAAGTTTGTAAGCTAATTGTAGAATTGAAAAGTGATTCCATAGCTACATTGAGAACTGCCACAGAGGAACTTCGCCTTCTTGCTAAGCATAACATGGAAAATAGGATTGTTATTGCAAATTGTGGAGCTATTAACTTATTGGTTGGGCTGCTTCATTCAGCAGATTCCAAGACTCAGGAAAATGCTGTTACTGCCCTCTTAAACTTGTCGATTAATGACAACAATAAGATTGCCATTGCAAATGCCGATGCCATAGATCCTTTGATTTATGTGCTTGAGATAGGCAACCCTGAAGCAAAAGAAAATGCTGCAGCAACATTATTTAGTCTGTCAGTGATTGAAGAGAACAAAGTTAGGATTGGGCGGTCGGGTGCTATCCAACCTTTGGTAGATTTATTAGCAAATGGGAGCCCTCGAGGAAAGAAAGATGCAGCAACAGCATTATTTAATTTGTCAATCTTTCATGAGAACAAGTCACGAATTGTACAAGCTGGAGCTGTGAGACACTTAGTTGAACTGATGGACCCGGCAGCTGGTATGGTTGACAAGGCTGTTGCTGTTTTAGCAAACCTTGCAACTATACCAGAAGGGAGAAATGCGATTGGTCGAGATAATAATGGCATCCCTGTACTTGTGGAGGTAGTTGAATTGGGCTCTGCACGAGGAAAAGAAAATGCTGCTGCAGCTTTACTTCAGCTATGTACTAATAGTGGTAGATTTTGTAGCCAAGTTATTCAAGAAGGTGCTGTGCCCCCATTGGTAGCTTTGTCACAGTCTGGTACCCCACGAGCTAAAGAAAAG GCTCAAGCTCTTCTAAGCTACTTCCGCAATCAGCGTCAGGGCAATGCTGTGAGAAGATTATGA
- the LOC122012163 gene encoding U-box domain-containing protein 4-like isoform X2, protein MWLRTQSRDPACQQGQTCRGPGPPPWPSSSAVFSGRPSSLFLRIDTFEFAFACLDLGTMRTSLLGKLLESIKKFHLLSASKNAKHDMVQRYCRTIDQILEHFKQLCYEIAASEISLDEQLVNMLKELDVAVNEAGKFLESWHSMMSRIYFVLQIEARVIKISASTLEISELVTPLLLSPIDSTILKCIEETRCTDEYISVVIEKAITDQRENNRPRPEDLDRISDFLSLSCNQELLMEDVALEKLKTELDCSDNQEEVEKIGHLVGLVKYMHYCLLEVKQLHSINGVPVPTDFCCPLSLDLMSDPVIVASGQTYERAFIRKWIDDGFNVCPRTHQTLGHTNLIPNYTVKALIANWCESNNIKLPDPVKSMGLNVPSAFLKPTEASVTDFSVLQSGNSAKVNHQRSPEHGKVITLERDSHSSNGVYHATSLYLDSDSLPTLQIVNGSDASSSRLSLVSTAREPNLEQRNTISGSQNTNQSTQDSEPSTDDERSPRHEQTESAPNAVSRQNAQRPRDANELSRVSSDLTHYNSDASGEIVQGTISSSSQRETEFAPNLDEVHPRNHNIWTRPSVPQIISSHSMESRCDLSGVESEVCKLIVELKSDSIATLRTATEELRLLAKHNMENRIVIANCGAINLLVGLLHSADSKTQENAVTALLNLSINDNNKIAIANADAIDPLIYVLEIGNPEAKENAAATLFSLSVIEENKVRIGRSGAIQPLVDLLANGSPRGKKDAATALFNLSIFHENKSRIVQAGAVRHLVELMDPAAGMVDKAVAVLANLATIPEGRNAIGRDNNGIPVLVEVVELGSARGKENAAAALLQLCTNSGRFCSQVIQEGAVPPLVALSQSGTPRAKEKAQALLSYFRNQRQGNAVRRL, encoded by the exons ATGTGGTTGCGAACCCAGTCGCGAGACCCAGCTTGTCAACAAGGACAAACCTGCCGGGGCCCgggtcctcctccttggccgtccTCGAGTGCGGTG TTCTCAGGTCGCCCGTCGTCTCTCTTTTTGAGGATTGACACGTTCGAATTTGCGTTCGCATGCTTGGATTTAG GCACGATGAGGACATCATTGCTAGGGAAACTGCTTGAAAGCATCAAAAAGTTTCATCTTTTATCTGCTAGCAAAAATGCGAAACATGATATGGTTCAAAGATACTGTAGAACAATTGATCAGATCCTTGAGCATTTTAAACAACTGTGTTATGAAATTGCTGCTTCTGAGATATCTTTGGATGAGCAGCTGGTCAACATGTTGAAAGAGCTAGATGTTGCAGTCAATGAAGCTGGGAAATTTCTTGAAAGTTGGCATTCAATGATGAGTAGAATTTACTTT GTTTTGCAAATAGAAGCTCGTGTAATCAAGATATCTGCATCCACACTTGAAATAAGTGAACTGGTTACTCCTCTGCTTCTGAGTCCAATAGACAGTACCATACTAAAGTGCATTGAG GAAACGCGGTGCACAGATGAATACATATCAGTTGTCATTGAAAAGGCCATTACTGACCAAAGAGAAAATAATAGGCCTAGACCTGAAGATTTGGATAGAATTTCTGACTTTCTGAGCTTGTCGTGCAATCAAGAATTGCTCATGGAGGATGTCGCACTTGAGAAGCTCAAAACTGAGCTCGACTGCAGTGACAATCAGGAAGAAGTAGAGAAGATTGGCCACTTGGTTGGCCTTGTCAAATATATGCATTACTGCCTTCTTGAAGTTAAGCAATTGCATAGTATAAATGGTGTCCCTGTCCCCACTGATTTCTGCTGTCCGCTTTCATTGGACTTGATGTCTGATCCAGTTATTGTGGCTTCTGGACAAACATATGAGCGAGCATTTATCAGGAAATGGATTGATGATGGTTTTAATGTCTGTCCGAGGACTCATCAAACACTTGGACATACTAACTTGATTCCAAACTACACGGTGAAGGCATTAATTGCAAACTGGTGTGAATCAAACAACATTAAACTTCCTGATCCAGTGAAGTCCATGGGCTTGAATGTTCCTTCTGCTTTTCTTAAACCCACTGAAGCAAGTGTTACTGACTTTAGTGTTCTTCAATCTGGAAATTCTGCCAAGGTGAATCATCAAAGATCTCCAGAACATGGGAAAGTGATTACTTTAGAAAGGGACTCCCATTCTTCTAATGGCGTCTACCATGCAACTTCGCTTTATCTGGATTCTGATTCATTACCCACCCTGCAAATTGTGAATGGATCTGATGCAAGCAGTTCAAGGTTATCCTTGGTTAGTACTGCAAGGGAACCTAACTTGGAACAGAGGAATACAATTTCTGGCAGCCAAAATACCAACCAGTCAACACAAGATTCAGAACCCTCAACAGATGATGAGCGATCTCCACGTCATGAGCAGACTGAATCTGCTCCCAATGCTGTTTCGAGACAGAATGCTCAAAGACCTAGGGATGCTAATGAACTCTCACGGGTTTCGAGTGATTTGACACATTACAACAGTGATGCTTCTGGTGAAATTGTACAGGGTACTATATCCTCTTCTTCCCAAAGAGAAACTGAGTTTGCACCAAACTTGGATGAGGTTCATCCTAGAAACCATAATATTTGGACACGTCCATCTGTCCCCCAAATCATATCTTCCCACTCCATGGAATCCAGGTGTGATTTATCTGGTGTCGAGTCTGAAGTTTGTAAGCTAATTGTAGAATTGAAAAGTGATTCCATAGCTACATTGAGAACTGCCACAGAGGAACTTCGCCTTCTTGCTAAGCATAACATGGAAAATAGGATTGTTATTGCAAATTGTGGAGCTATTAACTTATTGGTTGGGCTGCTTCATTCAGCAGATTCCAAGACTCAGGAAAATGCTGTTACTGCCCTCTTAAACTTGTCGATTAATGACAACAATAAGATTGCCATTGCAAATGCCGATGCCATAGATCCTTTGATTTATGTGCTTGAGATAGGCAACCCTGAAGCAAAAGAAAATGCTGCAGCAACATTATTTAGTCTGTCAGTGATTGAAGAGAACAAAGTTAGGATTGGGCGGTCGGGTGCTATCCAACCTTTGGTAGATTTATTAGCAAATGGGAGCCCTCGAGGAAAGAAAGATGCAGCAACAGCATTATTTAATTTGTCAATCTTTCATGAGAACAAGTCACGAATTGTACAAGCTGGAGCTGTGAGACACTTAGTTGAACTGATGGACCCGGCAGCTGGTATGGTTGACAAGGCTGTTGCTGTTTTAGCAAACCTTGCAACTATACCAGAAGGGAGAAATGCGATTGGTCGAGATAATAATGGCATCCCTGTACTTGTGGAGGTAGTTGAATTGGGCTCTGCACGAGGAAAAGAAAATGCTGCTGCAGCTTTACTTCAGCTATGTACTAATAGTGGTAGATTTTGTAGCCAAGTTATTCAAGAAGGTGCTGTGCCCCCATTGGTAGCTTTGTCACAGTCTGGTACCCCACGAGCTAAAGAAAAG GCTCAAGCTCTTCTAAGCTACTTCCGCAATCAGCGTCAGGGCAATGCTGTGAGAAGATTATGA